Proteins encoded in a region of the Uloborus diversus isolate 005 chromosome 1, Udiv.v.3.1, whole genome shotgun sequence genome:
- the LOC129217636 gene encoding cytochrome P450 4V2-like, translated as MRPHVVLYKAELIKTLINHPQALDKASSYSLLECMFAGGLLTSNGEKWRRRRKLITPTFHLEILRSYLGIFNEQSMIFLEKLKELPKEPYIEVDNLLGKYSVDIVCDSAMGLKVSGQKGSDLAENYFHAYHECGKIFVHRILRPWTNYDALFFHCFPKGRALKKFLDVLRSFTKKVINEKRESLLQEESTLSGKSQSKEFSQLPRKRKSFLELLLEFHLKDPDFSLDDIQEEVDTFMGAGHDTSAITSRWILFMLGMYPEIQEKVINELDNVFKGDAHRKIAYEDLNNMKYTECVIKETLRLFPPLPFVGREVHTDVNVGPYTIPGGSVAIFNVYMLHRDSEIFPNPEKFDPDRFIPDNCKYRHPYAFIPFSAGPRNCIGQRFAMTSLKVLIANILRNFRVFSVDQRDQIPLTWEITLTNIKPIRLRLIPRSVD; from the exons acACTTATCAATCATCCTCAAGCTCTTGACAAAGCTTCATCTTACTCCTTGCTGGAATGCATGTTCGCCGGTGGATTACTCACAAG CAATGGCGAGAAGTGGCGCCGGCGCAGAAAGCTAATAACGCCTACTTTTCATTTAGAAATTCTGAGAAGTTATCTCGGGATTTTTAACGAGCAGTCgatgatttttctcgaaaagctGAAAGAATTACCCAAAGAACCATACATCGAAGTTGATAATTTGCTTGGAAAATATTCCGTTGACATTGTGTGCG ACTCCGCTATGGGTCTGAAAGTAAGCGGCCAAAAGGGCAGTGATCTTGCTGAAAATTATTTCCACGCTTACCATGA ATGCGGAAAGATTTTCGTTCACAGAATTTTAAGACCATGGACAAATTATGATGCACTTTTTTTTCACTGCTTTCCAAAAGGGCGCGCGTTGAAGAAATTTCTTGATGTTCTTCGAAGTTTTACGAAAAAG gtCATTAACGAAAAGCGAGAGTCgttgcttcaagaagaaagtacTCTGTCGGGCAAAAGTCAATCCAAAGAATTTTCACAGTtaccaagaaaaagaaaatcatttcttGAACTCTTACTTGAGTTTCATTTGAAAGATCCTGATTTTAGTTTAGATGATATTCAAGAAGAAGTTGATACTTTCATGGGAGCG GGACATGACACTTCAGCAATCACTTCAAGATGGATTTTGTTTATGCTCGGAATGTACCCAGAAATACAAGAGAAAGTTATTAACGAGTTGGATAACGTGTTTAAAGGTGATGCACACCGGAAGATAGCCTACGAGGACTTGAATAACATGAAGTACACAGAATGTGTTATTAAA GAAACTTTACGCTTATTTCCACCTTTACCATTTGTTGGGAGAGAGGTACATACTGATGTTAATGTTG GCCCTTACACAATACCAGGAGGCAGTGTAGCAATATTCAACGTATACATGCTACACAGAGATTCTGAAATTTTCCCCAACCCTGAAAAATTTGATCCTGATCGGTTTATACCGGACAATTGCAAGTACAGACATCCGTATGCTTTTATTCCATTTTCAGCTGGACCAAGAAATTGCATCG GACAGAGATTTGCCATGACATCCTTAAAAGTGTTGATAGCTAACATTCTACGAAACTTCAGAGTATTTTCTGTTGACCAGAGAGACCAGATTCCTTTGACATGGGAAATTACACTGACGAACATAAAACCCATTCGGCTACGATTGATTCCTCGTAGCGTTGATTGA